Proteins from one Pongo abelii isolate AG06213 chromosome 19, NHGRI_mPonAbe1-v2.0_pri, whole genome shotgun sequence genomic window:
- the LOC112129592 gene encoding small ribosomal subunit protein eS12-like, translating to MAEEGIAAGGVMDVNTALQEVLKTAIIHHDLARGIHEAAKALDKRQAHLCVLASNCDEPTMYVKLVEALCAEHQINPIKVDDEKLGEWVGLCKIDREGKPRKVVGCSCVVVKDYGKESQAKDVFEEYFKCKK from the coding sequence ATGGCCGAGGAAGGCATTGCTGCTGGAGGTGTAATGGACGTTAATACTGCTTTACAAGAGGTGCTGAAGACCGCCATCATCCACCATGACCTAGCACGTGGAATTCACGAAGCTGCCAAAGCCTTAGACAAACGCCAAGCCCATCTTTGTGTGCTTGCATCCAACTGTGATGAGCCTACTATGTATGTCAAGTTGGTGGAGGCCCTTTGTGCTGAACACCAAATCAACCCAATTAAGGTTGATGACGAGAAACTAGGAGAATGGGTAGGGCTCTGTAAAATTGACAGAGAGGGGAAACCCCGTAAAGTGGTTGGTTGCAGTTGTGTAGTAGTTAAGGACTATGGCAAGGAGTCTCAGGCCAAGGATGTCTTCGAAGAGTACTTCAAAtgcaagaaatga